The DNA window TTTGACACTCCGGGGAAGAAAACTCATGGAATGATACCTCAATGGTTAAATCATTCAGGCTCTAGACCGTCACAATGAAACTCGCAAACATTATCCTTTTGTCAGTCGGGTAATAAAgttacgttttaattttatttacttaataatccATACACAATGTTACTATTATTAAGACTTTGAGTTTACAATGTAATATGGATTGTGTTACACGTTTTTGAATTGAGGCTAAAAAAAGGATATTGCTGTCCGGTTGTGATTCAAAAATCATTGTTGCAGTGGCAATGGCCCCTACAATATTATCTAAGTgcaattttgtaatatgtttttatattggaATCTGgttaatgtcaaataaaacatttttattaattacttttttcctTTAAACCTGTAAAGATAACCtctgatatttaaataaaaatttctgaATAAAACAACACGTTAACTGCcgataatttatttctttgattgTTACGTAAGTATTTatgctactaattatttaacataacacATTGGCAAGTCAGCttcttatcttttaaattcttGGCTTCGGAAATTACGAACTAAATATTCGCCGCCGTATCATTTTATTCTGTGCAAAATTAAAGTATCTATGGTATAACTATGTCTGAGATCAACACTAGCGGCTGTCGGTGACCTAGTCCGtaaatagtaatttctttTGCTTTAACAAAATCTTATCTCTCAGTATCTGATATGCTGTTTGATTTCGGACAACGCCTTAACTAAATCTATCGCACTCTGTACAATAACTTTAACTAATCCAGTAAATATATGTGGACACATGGTCCACGGCGGTCAGTTCATCTTCAATGTGTGCATGTATGTCATCATCCAGTCGTATTGGAGCAGCCGAGCTGGCGACACTGCACGCCCAGCTCCGTGCACCGGCACTCCTGGCACGAAGACGACAGCTCAGCTATTATTCTCTCGACGCGATACATTTTACCGTAGATGTTGCATCCGGCCAGTTTCAAGAACCCAGGGCCTAGACCACCGCTCAAGTGGTTCGAAGTGGACGGTCTAACATTATCTTGCGTAATGGACGTGTACTGAACATAATCAGACTTTTTAGTAACTTCAACTGGTTTCGTTGTGATGAAAGGTTTTTCGGACGTGGACATTTTTGCTGGGGCGGGCTTTCTGGTCGGAATCGGCTTAAACGGTACCGTAGTAGGACGAGGGGTCATCTTCTTAATAGCGGTCGATTCACCCAAAATCAAATGATCGATACGGTTTATTGCACTTTGGGGTTGATGATGTTTTACAGGCATGTAAGGTGGACGATTCGTAACCGAGGCGAGCGGAGAAGAGGATTTGAACGGTTGTCTCTTCGTTGTTGTTTTTGGCGCTTGCGTTGTTTTTGTAAcgatatttgttatttgtgtAACTGGCACTGTCGATTGTTTTACCGGTGCAGCTGTTGTCGTTGCGTAACTGTCACTTAACAACAGTTTTAAAACGCTTCCCAATGAGAATCCATCATCATCACTGTCGTCATCATATTCCTGTGAATTATCATTATCCTTTTCTGAATCTACTGCGACTGTTGTTGGTTTACTACTTTGTTCATTCTTTTCTGTGGAACTTTGTTCTAAATTGATATTTGTCACTTCTGACTTAAACCGCTCCTCGTTTATCACCGTTGAGGACAttgtagttattatttttggtgGAGCAGTCGTCGGTGTATAAGATTGGAGCGTCGTATTGtctactatatttaattccgtAAATACATCAGAACTATTTGCTGATATTTCTTGAGATTTATTTACGAATGATATTACAGGTAAACTCCGTGTGGACAGAAACTGTGGGGAAGGTGTAGtcttgtttcctgaaaataataaacaacattaagagtttttttataaaacattaatcatTTAAGAAGTCGTTTACTGGGTACCTGAGTTACAAATAAGATCGCCGCAACATAAATCTTGAGAAGAAGCGCTGGTGGGGCGCCTCCTGCAACCGGGTGGGCTGTCGCACGGCCGAGCCGAGCACTGCAGCTCTCCCCAGGCGCAGGTGCACACGGAACATGCTAAGCTGATCGCTTCTCCTTCGACCACCCTCTGACCATCTTCCGACACacattctaaaaaaataagcagTCCATTTAAATTGTCTACGCTTTCGTAATCCGTTTTCCTAAATCGTGATATACGCGTATGTTAGCCGTGGTTTATAGCTTATataggtattattattataatttatagtaaCATGTtaactgaataaattattgtgaatcaaaaatgttatatatttacaatataatttcaatatcgTTCTGTTACATGAAAACAATGAATTACCTTTGGTAGTATCAAGTTGCATGGAAGTAGTCAAATGTGGCACAATGGCTCCGGCCGGGGTGCTGCTGGTGTACAAAGCATAAAAGTCATCGTTTATAGCCGGGTCCTTTGGTATAAATCctcctaaaatatttaattaaaagtgtttacttattacattttaaaaataaatttcaacattcgcgtattgatttttattttacagcacCTTCAGTTTCCATTGGTGGTGAGAACAAATTAACGACCGGAGTATCCAGTTCAATCTTGGTATTGTGTCCGGGTAGTTTGGTAGTCGCTTTGTTCGCTTGCGTCAGGTCGCTGCCGAGCGCAGTGGTAACGCTGTACTCGTGGACTGATGTTATTATGTCACCGTTACTGGGGTACTCATTCGTGAGGTGTACCTCGTGTGCAGATAGTGGGTACTGCGCCgattctatattttttgataaaaatattggaaacTGAGTGGGGTTATACAAGTCCTCTCGCCTCGTCGCAAAAGGATCATCCTTCCCCTCCCCGCTCGGGAAGTACACGGGATATTTGTCATGTCTATCAACAATGGGATACGCGTGGCTTTTCTTCGATGACGTGTCATCGTCCACGACGGCGTCCGCTGCAACGAAAGGAATGATCCTAAAAATAGGATTACATGAAAATTACGGTGTATGTGCGTACACaagaattaaacaaatatgaaaaattttaatactttaaattagGTAGCGATGGCGGTAACGTCGGCTTGTTGTAGTAATATTCATACTCGTCCTTAGTTTTCTTAGAACTGTTTTGGATGCTACTTGTGTCCGGGGCCTCCGCATTCGTCACTTTGGTGGCCGAGGGCGCCGGGCTGCTAAGCGTGTTGTTGGTGCGCAACGAGCTTATCAGAGAACTGGTCACGTTTATGATGTAAGACTCATTTTCATCAAAGTCCTCGTTGTAATTTCTGTCGGTGATGATATCGTTCGGATTGTATGTATGAGATTCAAAACTCTGAGCTATGTTAGGTATTCGCGCTTGGATGTTTTCTACGTCAGAATAGTTTTCCGTCTCGTTTGCCTTGGTAGAGTTTATAGTTACGGTGGTTGTCGATAATTCGGCCGTACAATTAATTGTTCCGTTGATGATAATTTTGACGGAGCTCTCGGGCTGCTCCGTGGCATCTTCCTCGGGTGTCGAGGCCTCCGTAGCCTGCGACGTCATTCTGTCCGTGCTGACGATGACTTTGGTCGTCGTCTGTGCGGTTGGCGTCGCTGCAGTTAAGCCTTCTGTCGATTTACTCGTAGTTTGGGTCGATGAGTcacttgtttttcttttaactttgGTCGTTGCAGTTGAATCGTGTTCATCACCCATCAACGAGGTCGTAGTTTTATCCGTTACGGTAATCGACAATGCCTTCGTCACATTATATTGTTCTATCGGTGGAGCGCTGCGGAAGGATCGatctttattttgaaatgaacTCAAAGTGTTGTCTAATATGGGTTGAGTGTGAAAATCTGGCAATCCTGAAACAACATAGCGAATACgtcaacaataaaaagtatgttaagtacttaatattttaccgAAATCGATATGTAATTTATGCaactaatttaaacaaatggaAGTGTAGGTACCTTGCCGTTGTTGGAAGACACATTGGTACTGATGAGGGCAGCACTGGCCAGCCTCCAGCAGCGGCCTGCAGCCTAGAAGCGGAGGCGCGCAGGCCAGCGCCTGGCAGCGCACGGCGCCGCGCAGGCAGAAGCATTGCGAGCATGCCGCGCCATCGCGCGCCTCCACGCGCTCCCCCTCCGCCACCCACTGCCCCTCTACCTGGCAATCTGAAATCGATAATCAACTATTTGAATGTCACAGCTACGAGATTATGTTATAGTTTATCTCAAGACGAAAAGAGCAACGAGCAATAGAATAATCTTCTGTACGATAAGAAGTAGATACCTATAAATAAGTGAGCACATCAGTAATAGTAGTATAGAGCGTTACCATATATCAGTATAAAGCCGTGGCTTACCGTGCAGGTGGTGTTCGTCGGGAGGTTTGGTGGTGGGGTGCTCACAGTAGTATCGCTGCGGACAGCAGACGCCGGGCGCAGGCCTGGCGCGACAGCCCAGAGGCGGGCGCAAGCATTGGGGCCGCACGCAGCGTCGCGAACCTCCCAAACAAAAGCACTGCTCGCACGCTGTCGCCGAGCCCATCGCCGAGCCCGCTGCGTACACCGTGCCCTCCTCCTCACATACCGGGTGCTCTACAAAGTGTAGTCCTTTCATTAGCGCACAAACATTGCTATTAAGTTAAGCAGTCACTGAACATTGGTCTTCTACAATATTCTCCCATCGTATGCAGTCTTCCGCTATTTAGATATGGATATTCTGTGCATAACGGAAATCACACaatgtatatctatatatataaaagaaagtcgtgttagttacaccatttataactcaagaacggctgaatcgatttgactgaaagttggtgggcaggtagcttagaaccaggaataggacataggataatttttaccccgttttcttttttttttttttattccgcgcggccggagtcgcgggtaaaagctagtttattataattgaatgTCTTAGTGAGCATTTCAGAGATTATTTCAAAGAGTACCGTATGTTTGAGACTTGACCACTTCAGAATAAACTTCCTCGTACTTAGTGATGATGTCAGGAACCCTCTCCATTATGTCCGTGAAATCTGTGACCAATTGAACATTGCATTAACAGCGGTGAGTCATCACAAACTTACtttatattgaacttaaaacaAGCGTTTTGTGCAATCTAACACATGTCAAACTGCTATTGTATTTATTCCCAGTATTAAAATGCCAGGACAGTAGCAATATCTGTTTGACATGTTTCATCAATATCTGATAATTGTCCGCTTGATGCCACTGGTATGCTGACCTGAGCAATGCAAGTGCGGGCAGCAGGCGT is part of the Papilio machaon chromosome 4, ilPapMach1.1, whole genome shotgun sequence genome and encodes:
- the LOC106713874 gene encoding mucin-17 encodes the protein MKGLHFVEHPVCEEEGTVYAAGSAMGSATACEQCFCLGGSRRCVRPQCLRPPLGCRARPAPGVCCPQRYYCEHPTTKPPDEHHLHDCQVEGQWVAEGERVEARDGAACSQCFCLRGAVRCQALACAPPLLGCRPLLEAGQCCPHQYQCVFQQRQGLPDFHTQPILDNTLSSFQNKDRSFRSAPPIEQYNVTKALSITVTDKTTTSLMGDEHDSTATTKVKRKTSDSSTQTTSKSTEGLTAATPTAQTTTKVIVSTDRMTSQATEASTPEEDATEQPESSVKIIINGTINCTAELSTTTVTINSTKANETENYSDVENIQARIPNIAQSFESHTYNPNDIITDRNYNEDFDENESYIINVTSSLISSLRTNNTLSSPAPSATKVTNAEAPDTSSIQNSSKKTKDEYEYYYNKPTLPPSLPNLKIIPFVAADAVVDDDTSSKKSHAYPIVDRHDKYPVYFPSGEGKDDPFATRREDLYNPTQFPIFLSKNIESAQYPLSAHEVHLTNEYPSNGDIITSVHEYSVTTALGSDLTQANKATTKLPGHNTKIELDTPVVNLFSPPMETEGGFIPKDPAINDDFYALYTSSTPAGAIVPHLTTSMQLDTTKECVSEDGQRVVEGEAISLACSVCTCAWGELQCSARPCDSPPGCRRRPTSASSQDLCCGDLICNSGNKTTPSPQFLSTRSLPVISFVNKSQEISANSSDVFTELNIVDNTTLQSYTPTTAPPKIITTMSSTVINEERFKSEVTNINLEQSSTEKNEQSSKPTTVAVDSEKDNDNSQEYDDDSDDDGFSLGSVLKLLLSDSYATTTAAPVKQSTVPVTQITNIVTKTTQAPKTTTKRQPFKSSSPLASVTNRPPYMPVKHHQPQSAINRIDHLILGESTAIKKMTPRPTTVPFKPIPTRKPAPAKMSTSEKPFITTKPVEVTKKSDYVQYTSITQDNVRPSTSNHLSGGLGPGFLKLAGCNIYGKMYRVERIIAELSSSCQECRCTELGVQCRQLGCSNTTG